Proteins encoded together in one Streptomyces sp. B1I3 window:
- a CDS encoding bifunctional DNA primase/polymerase, translating into MTTTARRTHCESCAGPMPLMARADARFCGDTCRKRAHRARASAERERVTVEQAARVPVELTSRPRWVRYSSRKVPLRVDGRFAAVNDPSSWSDFDAAATAPAGEGVGFVLTAHDRIVVVDLDHAVEAGQLLPWAQRIVDALPATYMERGRSGTGLHLWFRGEVPAGRRIRQGELAVEVYSDRRYIIIGDRVPGTPLELAELPDAAGVIALLV; encoded by the coding sequence GTGACCACGACCGCGCGCCGCACTCACTGCGAGTCCTGTGCCGGCCCGATGCCGCTGATGGCCCGGGCCGACGCCAGGTTCTGCGGCGATACCTGCCGGAAGCGTGCACATAGGGCGCGGGCTTCGGCTGAGCGTGAGCGCGTGACCGTGGAGCAGGCGGCCCGGGTCCCGGTCGAACTGACCTCCCGACCGCGATGGGTGCGCTACAGCTCGCGGAAGGTGCCGCTGCGGGTGGACGGCAGGTTCGCCGCGGTCAATGACCCCTCGTCCTGGTCGGACTTCGATGCTGCTGCCACTGCGCCAGCGGGTGAGGGCGTCGGGTTCGTCCTGACCGCGCATGACCGGATCGTCGTGGTCGACCTGGACCATGCGGTTGAGGCCGGCCAGCTGTTGCCGTGGGCGCAGCGGATCGTGGATGCGCTGCCTGCGACGTACATGGAGCGCGGCCGGTCCGGTACGGGCCTGCACCTGTGGTTCCGCGGCGAGGTTCCTGCTGGTCGGCGGATCCGTCAGGGCGAGTTGGCGGTTGAGGTGTACTCCGACCGCCGCTACATCATCATCGGCGACCGGGTGCCCGGTACGCCTCTTGAGCTTGCCGAGCTGCCTGATGCGGCCGGTGTGATTGCCTTGCTCGTGTGA
- a CDS encoding bifunctional 2-polyprenyl-6-hydroxyphenol methylase/3-demethylubiquinol 3-O-methyltransferase UbiG — MTVDDVIRAWDQADPTAIHPLRQVSEGTYWESGKVQASMLASMIPDGAKVMDFGAGDGRVAIPLAGLGYEVTAVDASQNMLDRLTAHAPDINAVRADADGIAGHLGRRRMDAVYCLAVLIHHSYTDCLHIIGKLRAATKLGGILVLDWPLSDTPAEADSWIGVTTWSREQQYKACAAIGLEPVDSDLPWGVYRAVKAGS; from the coding sequence GTGACCGTCGACGACGTCATCCGGGCGTGGGACCAGGCCGACCCCACTGCGATCCACCCGCTCCGGCAGGTCTCCGAGGGCACCTACTGGGAATCCGGCAAGGTGCAGGCCAGCATGCTCGCCAGCATGATCCCCGATGGGGCCAAGGTCATGGACTTCGGTGCTGGTGACGGCCGCGTCGCCATCCCGCTTGCCGGGCTCGGCTACGAGGTGACCGCCGTCGACGCCTCCCAGAACATGCTCGACAGGCTCACCGCACACGCCCCCGACATCAACGCCGTGCGAGCCGACGCTGACGGCATCGCCGGACACCTCGGCCGCCGCCGCATGGACGCCGTGTACTGCCTGGCCGTCCTCATCCACCACAGCTACACGGACTGCCTGCACATCATCGGCAAGCTCCGGGCAGCCACCAAGCTCGGCGGGATCCTCGTCCTCGACTGGCCGCTCTCCGACACGCCCGCCGAGGCCGACTCGTGGATCGGCGTCACCACCTGGTCCCGCGAACAGCAGTACAAGGCGTGCGCGGCCATCGGACTCGAACCTGTCGACAGCGACCTCCCATGGGGCGTCTACCGGGCAGTGAAGGCAGGCAGCTGA
- a CDS encoding glycosyltransferase family 2 protein, with the protein MADDLLVIIPTRGRPQAVMALVRAWHETGATADLLFAVDNDDPELDAYKREAAKFMKGGQVRFVFGKRMRLCGTLNQQAVKAAKRYRYLAFMGDDHRPRTAGWDERIRVCLSGGPGVVYGNDLLMGERMPTAVAMTADIVQTLGYFSPPTLVHLCLDLCWLDWGRGMGRITYLDDMVIEHLHPANGKAELDAGYEEVNSEAMVSADSTAYYDYRDNGGLADDLAKLRKLVEEAS; encoded by the coding sequence ATGGCCGACGACCTGCTCGTCATCATCCCCACCCGAGGACGCCCCCAAGCCGTCATGGCGCTCGTCAGGGCGTGGCATGAGACGGGGGCGACTGCGGACCTGCTGTTCGCCGTCGACAACGACGACCCGGAGCTCGACGCGTACAAGCGTGAGGCTGCGAAGTTCATGAAGGGTGGCCAGGTCCGCTTCGTATTCGGGAAGCGGATGCGGCTGTGCGGCACCCTGAACCAGCAGGCGGTCAAGGCGGCAAAGAGGTACCGGTACCTGGCGTTCATGGGCGACGACCACCGGCCGAGGACCGCCGGGTGGGACGAGCGGATTCGGGTCTGCCTGTCCGGTGGCCCCGGCGTCGTTTACGGCAACGACTTGCTGATGGGGGAGCGGATGCCGACTGCGGTCGCCATGACCGCCGACATCGTGCAGACCCTCGGCTACTTCAGCCCGCCCACCCTGGTGCACCTGTGCCTGGACCTGTGCTGGCTTGACTGGGGCCGGGGCATGGGGCGCATCACCTACCTCGACGACATGGTCATCGAGCACCTACATCCCGCCAACGGCAAGGCCGAACTGGACGCTGGGTACGAAGAGGTCAACTCCGAAGCCATGGTCTCCGCCGACAGCACCGCGTACTACGACTACCGGGACAACGGTGGGCTCGCCGACGACCTGGCGAAGCTCCGAAAGCTCGTCGAGGAGGCATCGTGA
- a CDS encoding phage portal protein: protein MTVSIPDLPLLYLSDDELALIQMLRADMMRDRYALLLRDAYFNGEQLVRDLGISIPPQLKGLHTIIGWPRVGVESLEERIDLEAVRWADGSDSVELDEIVEANDLIEESSLAHTDALIYGREYLSVGSGDCGDDCPPLITVESPLDMTLLWDARLRMGTAALRECAADSYIESGPEERMLVLYTPDQTITCLPSSSGGWEVIDRDMHQLGVVPVIRMANRQRTADRVGRSEITPEVMSITDAACRRLMGIEVAAEFFGAPQRYLLGVSESAFQDADGTAKSAWETYIGRMLALERDEDGNVPEVGQFSAHDPTGMTKIVDLYARIMSAQFGLPPHMLGYTTDNPASADAIRSTEAKLVKRSERRIRRFGSAWQQAMRLALWVRDGEPPEKTRRIETVFRNPATPTVAAQTDATVKLVQAGIIPADSDVALEMAGLTEGQRQRVRADRRRSSAGAGLMDRLAQLDDGAEAAPSGVPDGVDSL, encoded by the coding sequence ATGACCGTTTCCATCCCTGACCTGCCGTTGCTGTATCTGTCGGATGACGAGCTGGCCCTCATCCAGATGCTCCGTGCGGACATGATGCGGGACCGGTACGCGCTGTTGTTGAGGGACGCGTACTTCAATGGCGAGCAGCTGGTCCGTGACCTGGGGATCAGTATTCCTCCGCAACTCAAGGGCCTGCACACGATCATTGGGTGGCCGCGGGTCGGGGTCGAATCGTTGGAGGAGCGGATCGACCTGGAGGCGGTCCGGTGGGCGGACGGGTCGGACAGTGTGGAGCTGGACGAGATCGTCGAGGCGAACGACCTGATCGAGGAGTCGAGCCTGGCCCACACGGATGCGCTGATCTACGGTCGCGAGTACCTGTCTGTTGGCTCCGGTGACTGCGGTGATGATTGCCCGCCGTTGATCACGGTGGAGTCGCCGCTGGACATGACGCTGCTGTGGGATGCCCGCCTGCGGATGGGCACTGCTGCGCTGAGGGAGTGCGCGGCCGACAGCTATATCGAGTCGGGGCCCGAGGAGCGAATGCTGGTCCTGTACACCCCAGATCAGACCATCACCTGCCTGCCGTCTTCGTCTGGCGGCTGGGAGGTTATCGACCGGGACATGCATCAGCTTGGCGTCGTTCCTGTGATCAGGATGGCGAACCGGCAGCGGACGGCGGACCGGGTTGGCCGGTCGGAGATCACGCCGGAGGTCATGTCGATCACGGATGCGGCGTGCCGCCGGCTGATGGGCATTGAGGTGGCGGCCGAGTTCTTCGGTGCACCGCAGCGCTATCTGCTGGGCGTGAGCGAGTCGGCATTCCAGGACGCTGACGGTACGGCGAAGTCGGCGTGGGAGACATACATCGGCCGGATGCTCGCCTTGGAGCGGGATGAGGATGGAAACGTCCCGGAGGTCGGACAGTTCTCGGCGCACGACCCGACCGGTATGACGAAGATCGTCGACTTGTACGCCCGGATCATGTCGGCCCAGTTCGGGCTGCCGCCGCACATGCTCGGCTACACCACAGACAACCCGGCGTCCGCGGATGCCATCCGCAGTACCGAGGCGAAGCTGGTGAAGCGCTCCGAGCGCCGGATCCGACGCTTCGGCTCCGCGTGGCAGCAGGCGATGCGCCTCGCATTGTGGGTGCGGGACGGGGAGCCGCCGGAGAAGACGCGCCGTATCGAGACCGTGTTCCGGAACCCGGCAACCCCGACGGTTGCCGCGCAGACCGACGCCACAGTCAAGCTCGTCCAGGCGGGCATCATCCCCGCCGACTCCGACGTGGCGCTGGAGATGGCCGGCCTGACCGAGGGACAGCGGCAGCGGGTTCGCGCTGACCGGCGCCGTTCTTCGGCTGGTGCCGGCCTGATGGACCGACTGGCGCAGCTCGACGATGGTGCGGAGGCCGCACCATCGGGGGTGCCTGATGGCGTCGACAGTCTCTGA
- a CDS encoding terminase, giving the protein MTQETDEQVPDVVEPFTLGPTWKRGPDGKFVLPEYTLGWHALAWTKTYLQHYVGRPWQYTPEQARLTLWWYAMDPVTNRFLYRDGVIQRLKGHGKDPLVATYSAFEFVGPCRFEQVAEAGNEWGVPAGQPLGMQHPAAWVQIAAVSQDQTRNTMTLFPLLLTKRAIEEYRIDLGKEIIYADKGRARIEAVTSSPRALEGGRPTAVNMGETHHWLASNGGHEMAAVIERNATKSADGQARSLANTNAFEPGEDSVAEQTRDAYEAVEAGRAEDVGLFYDSLEAPPEAKLTEAWIEPTLRAVRGDSTWLDIDRLKASILDTRNPASRSRRFWYNQIVAAEDAWMARYEWEACKREDLALADGDEIVMFFDGSKSDDATGLAACRMSDGLVSTLGVWQKPPNWPAPESPGYVPYQVPREDVDGVVQNAFTRFKVLAFFADPGSGQDEDGEMYWDTFLDRWGQAYGKKLLLRAVIAGSKAHAVRWDMRDRRNQETFTDAVKRTREDILQRQLVHDGHKVMRTHVINARRRTNAWGITIGKEHRESARKIDLAICMIGARMLRRTILNSPKNEKRKTARGKGRVVVLR; this is encoded by the coding sequence ATGACTCAGGAGACTGACGAGCAGGTCCCCGACGTCGTCGAACCCTTCACGCTCGGCCCCACATGGAAGCGCGGCCCAGACGGCAAGTTCGTCCTCCCCGAGTACACGCTGGGCTGGCATGCGCTGGCGTGGACGAAGACGTACCTGCAGCACTACGTCGGCCGGCCGTGGCAGTACACGCCCGAGCAGGCCCGGCTGACGCTCTGGTGGTACGCCATGGACCCGGTGACGAACCGGTTCTTGTACCGCGACGGCGTGATTCAGCGACTGAAGGGCCACGGCAAGGACCCGCTGGTGGCGACGTATTCGGCCTTCGAGTTCGTTGGCCCGTGCCGATTTGAGCAGGTCGCCGAAGCGGGCAACGAGTGGGGCGTTCCGGCCGGCCAGCCGCTGGGGATGCAGCACCCGGCGGCGTGGGTGCAGATTGCCGCGGTGTCGCAGGACCAGACGCGGAACACGATGACCTTGTTCCCTTTGCTTCTTACGAAGCGGGCGATCGAGGAGTACCGGATCGACCTCGGCAAGGAGATCATCTACGCCGACAAGGGCCGGGCCCGGATCGAAGCGGTGACGTCGTCGCCTCGCGCCCTCGAAGGGGGGCGGCCGACGGCCGTAAATATGGGGGAAACGCATCACTGGCTGGCTTCGAATGGGGGCCATGAGATGGCCGCCGTGATTGAGCGCAACGCCACCAAGTCGGCCGATGGGCAGGCCCGGTCGCTCGCCAACACCAACGCCTTCGAGCCCGGTGAGGACTCGGTGGCCGAGCAAACGCGCGACGCCTACGAAGCTGTCGAGGCCGGCCGGGCTGAGGATGTCGGGTTGTTCTACGACTCGTTGGAGGCTCCGCCTGAGGCGAAGCTGACGGAGGCGTGGATTGAGCCGACGTTGCGGGCGGTTCGAGGGGACTCGACGTGGCTGGACATTGACCGGCTGAAGGCATCGATCCTTGACACCCGTAACCCGGCGAGCCGGTCTCGGCGCTTTTGGTACAACCAGATCGTCGCTGCTGAGGATGCATGGATGGCCCGCTATGAGTGGGAGGCCTGCAAGCGCGAGGATCTGGCGCTGGCGGATGGCGACGAGATCGTCATGTTCTTCGACGGGTCGAAATCGGATGACGCGACTGGTCTGGCTGCTTGCCGCATGTCGGACGGTCTGGTGTCGACGCTGGGGGTGTGGCAGAAGCCGCCGAACTGGCCGGCACCGGAATCGCCGGGCTATGTGCCGTACCAGGTGCCGCGCGAGGACGTCGACGGCGTCGTGCAGAACGCGTTCACTCGGTTCAAGGTGCTGGCCTTCTTCGCCGACCCGGGCTCCGGTCAGGACGAGGACGGCGAAATGTACTGGGACACGTTCCTGGACCGCTGGGGGCAGGCCTACGGGAAGAAGCTCCTACTCCGGGCCGTCATCGCTGGGTCGAAGGCTCATGCCGTCCGCTGGGACATGCGTGACCGTCGGAACCAGGAGACGTTCACGGATGCGGTGAAGCGAACCCGTGAGGACATCTTGCAGCGCCAGTTGGTTCATGACGGCCACAAGGTGATGCGTACTCATGTGATCAACGCCCGGAGGCGGACGAATGCTTGGGGGATCACGATCGGTAAGGAGCACCGCGAGTCCGCCCGGAAGATCGACCTTGCGATCTGCATGATCGGCGCCCGGATGTTGCGGCGAACCATCCTGAACAGCCCGAAGAACGAGAAGCGCAAGACTGCGCGCGGCAAGGGACGGGTGGTGGTGCTGCGATGA
- a CDS encoding DUF4429 domain-containing protein: MTTYSSGGGMDVKGVQGSISFDGEWVTITKKEIGQQDRQFRIRAAEITGTRLKPGTRLYHGYVQFLLPGSPAATESKSLLTGGRPPQSDPHSLSIRHSANGAAEKLVAAVEQARG; encoded by the coding sequence ATGACCACCTACTCATCTGGGGGCGGCATGGACGTCAAGGGCGTACAGGGATCCATCAGCTTCGACGGCGAATGGGTCACCATCACAAAGAAGGAGATCGGCCAGCAAGACCGCCAGTTCCGCATCAGGGCCGCCGAGATCACCGGCACCAGGCTCAAGCCCGGCACCCGCCTGTACCACGGCTACGTGCAGTTCCTGCTCCCAGGCAGCCCAGCCGCGACCGAGTCAAAGAGCCTGCTCACCGGCGGCCGACCGCCGCAGTCCGACCCGCACAGCCTGTCGATCCGCCACAGCGCCAACGGCGCCGCCGAGAAGCTCGTGGCCGCCGTCGAGCAAGCCCGCGGCTAG
- a CDS encoding phage tail protein, giving the protein MVLITRAAELALVGANGAGWVAPVGTPALDSPLSQPPAPWEPLGAISDDGLTYGFDEDSQEFTPWGLTSPFRTQITKSVRTFGLTVWETSRVAVMSLQNRLDAAELTPDEDGITKYADTASPVPDRRAFWFLVIDGDAYKGFYVPQGEVNDRSDVTFKQDEMSGFEWTITTYPDEAGNTVYHVDKLPVTPAYTGS; this is encoded by the coding sequence ATGGTTCTCATCACCCGCGCTGCGGAGTTGGCACTCGTCGGCGCGAACGGCGCTGGCTGGGTGGCCCCTGTCGGCACCCCCGCCCTCGACTCGCCTCTGAGTCAGCCGCCCGCTCCGTGGGAGCCGCTGGGCGCTATCAGCGACGATGGCCTCACCTACGGCTTCGACGAGGACAGCCAGGAGTTCACGCCCTGGGGTTTGACCAGTCCGTTCCGAACCCAGATCACCAAGTCCGTGAGGACGTTCGGGCTGACGGTGTGGGAGACCAGCCGTGTCGCAGTCATGAGCCTTCAGAACCGGCTGGACGCGGCAGAGCTAACGCCGGACGAGGACGGCATCACGAAGTATGCCGACACGGCCAGCCCGGTTCCGGACCGGCGTGCGTTCTGGTTTCTCGTCATCGACGGCGACGCCTACAAGGGCTTCTACGTCCCTCAGGGCGAGGTCAACGACCGCAGTGACGTCACGTTCAAGCAGGACGAGATGTCCGGCTTCGAGTGGACGATCACTACGTACCCCGACGAGGCCGGTAACACCGTCTACCACGTCGACAAGCTGCCCGTGACGCCTGCGTACACGGGCTCCTGA
- a CDS encoding glycosyltransferase family 4 protein: MVAVPVSAPGGTAKPLRIVARVHAMPPEHNAGAEHMLVSMLRPLVERGHDVQVWLSRYGKASKAYEYRGIQVVPLEARLDFPTAVKRAHVLVSHLECVPQTASLARGYGRPLVVVCHNTHRPTFRDAAAGGTALAVYNSQWMQREAELFYAEYPKSVRPASELIVRPPVFANEYATKPGKAITLVNCNPEKGGRVLEALAKRMPDQQFIAVRGAYGEQILPDLPNFEVVEHVDGQDMRDQVYGRTKVLLMPSSYESWGRAGVEALASGIPVVAHPTPGLTESLGEAGIFVDREDLDGYEAVLRKLLTAPEYRLASKRAKARSAELNPAAELADWCTAIEGLAR, encoded by the coding sequence ATGGTGGCCGTCCCGGTCTCCGCGCCGGGCGGGACGGCCAAGCCGCTTCGGATTGTGGCCCGGGTGCATGCGATGCCCCCTGAGCACAATGCGGGGGCTGAGCACATGCTCGTGTCGATGCTTCGTCCGTTGGTGGAGCGTGGTCACGACGTGCAGGTCTGGCTGTCCCGGTACGGAAAGGCCTCCAAGGCCTACGAGTACCGGGGTATCCAGGTGGTGCCGCTGGAAGCTCGTCTGGACTTCCCGACCGCGGTGAAGCGCGCGCATGTTCTGGTGTCGCACCTGGAGTGCGTACCTCAGACGGCGTCGCTGGCCCGCGGGTACGGCCGGCCGTTGGTGGTGGTCTGCCACAACACGCACCGGCCCACCTTCCGGGACGCCGCGGCGGGCGGGACCGCCCTGGCGGTCTACAACAGTCAGTGGATGCAGCGGGAGGCCGAGCTGTTCTACGCCGAGTACCCGAAGAGCGTCCGGCCGGCCAGTGAGCTGATCGTGCGCCCGCCCGTCTTCGCCAACGAGTACGCGACGAAGCCCGGCAAGGCGATCACCTTGGTCAACTGCAATCCGGAGAAGGGCGGGCGCGTCCTCGAGGCCCTGGCCAAGCGGATGCCGGATCAGCAGTTCATTGCGGTGCGCGGCGCCTACGGGGAGCAGATCCTCCCGGACCTGCCGAACTTCGAGGTCGTCGAGCACGTGGACGGCCAGGATATGCGGGACCAGGTGTACGGCCGCACGAAGGTGCTGCTGATGCCCAGCTCCTACGAGTCTTGGGGGCGGGCCGGCGTCGAGGCGTTGGCCAGCGGAATTCCCGTTGTCGCCCACCCGACCCCGGGCCTCACGGAGTCTCTTGGTGAGGCCGGGATTTTCGTGGACCGCGAAGACCTGGACGGCTACGAGGCAGTTCTCCGGAAGCTCCTTACGGCCCCCGAGTATCGGCTGGCGTCAAAGCGTGCGAAGGCCCGGTCTGCCGAGCTGAACCCTGCTGCTGAGCTGGCCGACTGGTGCACTGCTATCGAGGGCTTGGCCCGGTAG
- a CDS encoding HK97 gp10 family phage protein, giving the protein MMPAKFKMSKKGVGQLLNSPMVSAEMLRRAEVIKGVAEAISPVGGPGDPHSGAYKADWHAEVRKKQVGRSRKKRPVGVVWNPSYYARWVEYGTERVRAHHVLLRAAQAGGR; this is encoded by the coding sequence ATGATGCCCGCGAAGTTCAAGATGTCCAAGAAGGGCGTCGGGCAGCTTCTCAACTCGCCGATGGTCAGTGCTGAGATGCTGCGCCGGGCTGAAGTGATCAAAGGGGTTGCTGAGGCCATCTCGCCCGTTGGCGGGCCCGGTGATCCGCACAGCGGCGCGTACAAGGCTGACTGGCATGCCGAAGTGCGTAAGAAGCAGGTCGGGCGCTCCCGCAAAAAGCGTCCAGTCGGTGTTGTGTGGAACCCGTCGTACTATGCGCGCTGGGTCGAGTACGGCACGGAACGCGTGCGAGCCCATCACGTCTTGCTGCGAGCGGCTCAGGCGGGTGGGCGCTAA
- a CDS encoding NAD-dependent epimerase/dehydratase family protein: MRVLLSGHRGFIGRHLHAALEARGDYVVGIDLNNGSSVDALDYFRTADAQYDLAIHCAANVGGRAVIDGSPLAVATNLALDSWYFQWLVRTGTPRAVFFSSSAAYPVELQQPGDIHRLTEDDINLDNPGLPDATYGLAKVTGERLAQYAEAEGCRVHVLRPMSGYGADQDDCYPFPAFIGRAKRREDPFEVWGDGSSTRDWIHVDDVVGATLAAIDQDVTGPINLGWGRATSFDQLAGYVTQAAGYAPLIKHLPTAPQGVHHRVCDPTRMLSFYQPEVTLEEGIRRALDS, encoded by the coding sequence ATGCGCGTCCTCCTGAGCGGCCACCGGGGCTTCATCGGCCGCCACCTGCACGCCGCGCTGGAAGCCCGTGGCGACTACGTCGTCGGCATCGACCTCAACAACGGCAGCAGCGTCGACGCCCTTGACTACTTCCGGACCGCCGACGCCCAATACGACCTCGCAATTCACTGCGCCGCGAACGTCGGCGGCCGGGCGGTCATCGACGGATCCCCGCTCGCCGTCGCCACGAACCTTGCGCTCGATAGCTGGTACTTCCAGTGGCTGGTTCGCACTGGCACCCCACGCGCCGTGTTTTTCAGCTCGTCGGCCGCGTACCCCGTCGAGCTCCAGCAGCCCGGCGACATTCACCGGCTGACCGAAGACGACATCAACCTCGACAACCCCGGCCTCCCCGACGCCACCTACGGGCTCGCCAAGGTGACAGGGGAGCGGCTCGCCCAGTACGCCGAAGCCGAAGGATGCCGCGTCCACGTCCTCCGCCCCATGTCCGGGTACGGGGCCGACCAGGACGACTGCTACCCCTTCCCCGCCTTCATCGGCAGGGCCAAGCGGCGCGAAGACCCCTTCGAAGTCTGGGGCGACGGCAGCTCAACACGCGACTGGATCCACGTAGACGACGTGGTCGGAGCCACCCTCGCCGCCATCGACCAGGACGTCACCGGGCCGATCAACCTTGGCTGGGGCCGGGCCACCAGCTTCGACCAGCTCGCCGGCTACGTCACCCAAGCCGCCGGATACGCCCCGCTCATCAAGCACCTGCCGACCGCCCCGCAGGGGGTGCATCACCGGGTGTGCGACCCGACCCGGATGCTCAGCTTCTACCAGCCTGAGGTGACCTTGGAAGAGGGCATCCGGCGGGCGCTCGACTCCTGA
- a CDS encoding phage major capsid protein yields MAVTAPLKITDVNDALLPRTLAGPIFEKSVEQSAVMALARQAPLALDATTSVPIPMDVPTADWVGQAARKPLSTSSVGVKQMTAKKLAVLIPVAEEVVMTNSGGLWTQLQTDLPTAFARAFDHAAIHGKTMKGATGPFSDYLAMTSNAVALGTATQAQGGIWADFVNGMAEVIDEDWDYTGTVADHRLKPSLLLATDTTGRPILVDTTVPGTQMASAGTLIGEPLAYSRSVSGKQRRQSASSDTGLRAIGGDWSQAAYGVGMDITVRISKEATYVDEEGGVHSAFQENLVLLLAEAYYGYVQGDADAFVKYTGTPSGS; encoded by the coding sequence ATGGCGGTCACCGCCCCCCTGAAGATCACCGATGTCAACGATGCGCTCCTGCCGAGGACTCTGGCCGGGCCCATCTTCGAGAAGTCCGTCGAGCAGTCCGCGGTGATGGCGCTGGCGCGGCAGGCTCCGCTGGCCCTGGACGCGACCACGTCGGTTCCGATCCCGATGGACGTGCCGACCGCAGACTGGGTGGGCCAGGCGGCACGCAAGCCGCTGTCGACCTCGTCGGTCGGCGTGAAGCAGATGACCGCGAAGAAGCTCGCGGTCCTCATACCGGTCGCCGAAGAGGTCGTCATGACCAACTCGGGTGGCCTGTGGACGCAGCTCCAGACGGATCTCCCGACCGCGTTCGCCCGCGCGTTCGACCACGCGGCGATCCACGGCAAGACCATGAAGGGTGCCACCGGCCCCTTCTCCGACTACCTGGCCATGACGTCCAACGCTGTGGCGCTGGGTACGGCCACACAGGCGCAGGGCGGTATCTGGGCGGACTTCGTCAACGGGATGGCGGAGGTCATCGACGAGGACTGGGACTACACCGGGACGGTCGCTGACCACCGGCTGAAGCCGTCTCTGCTGCTGGCGACGGACACGACGGGCCGGCCGATCCTGGTCGACACGACGGTTCCGGGGACGCAGATGGCGTCGGCGGGCACCCTGATCGGCGAGCCGCTGGCGTACTCGCGGAGCGTGTCGGGCAAGCAGCGCCGGCAGTCGGCGAGCTCGGACACGGGTCTGCGTGCGATCGGCGGCGACTGGTCGCAGGCGGCCTACGGGGTGGGCATGGACATCACCGTGCGCATCTCCAAGGAGGCGACCTACGTCGACGAGGAGGGTGGCGTTCACTCGGCGTTCCAGGAGAACCTGGTTCTCCTGCTGGCGGAGGCCTACTACGGCTACGTACAGGGTGACGCGGATGCGTTCGTGAAGTACACCGGCACGCCTTCGGGGTCCTGA